A stretch of Coregonus clupeaformis isolate EN_2021a chromosome 37, ASM2061545v1, whole genome shotgun sequence DNA encodes these proteins:
- the LOC121553741 gene encoding regulating synaptic membrane exocytosis protein 3 isoform X4, with protein MMHLFLCVSTGGAAGHSCSQSLPRRRPASPRILIQHASPEDDRQTRTLDSSTCHTLGKKLPDHDRGHLQGGASLSSSVTSSSAARRVRQLPQVPDKSSSPVEQALAAEERVRQLQMKVQQRDSYRSSAAPSTSSRDVERVLKSKREVSHLSLELYKDQRRTSCENVSRKSSDSDVSDVSAISRTSSASRISSTSYMSIQSERPRGRFNKAMHASGRSMLKSTSVSGEIFGIEHTDGSQSDTALGGGKKRRSSLSQRVVAIVGLPSRRSCSTSQLTSQKVVVDTKKKGKKKNKIQIQRSTEVGMAVEYPRSAMNRQASRDSTDGSMNSYSSEGNLIFSGMRLGADSQFSDFLDGLGPAQLVGRQTLATPAMGDVQIGMMDKKGQLEVEVIRARGLTPKPGSKSLPAPYVKAYLLDNGACKAKKKTKIARKTLEPLYQQALLFEESPQGKVLQVIVWGDYGRLDHKCFMGVAQILLEELDLSSTVIGWYKLFPPSSLVDPTLASLTRRASQTSLDSSGPAGMRS; from the exons ATGATGCATTTGTTTCTCTGTGTGTCCACCGGGGGTGCTGCGGGTCACAGCTGCTCCCAGTCTCTGCCCCGCAGACGCCCCGCCAGCCCCAGGATTCTAATCCAACACGCCTCCCCAGAAGACGACAG GCAAACTCGGACCCTGGACTCATCCACCTGTCACACTCTGGGCAAGAAGCTCCCTGACCATGACAG gggccACCTCCAAGGTGGTGCGTCTCTGTCCTCCTCAGTGACGTCCTCGTCAGCAGCTCGCAGGGTCAGACAACTCCCACAGGTCCCAGACAAGAGCAGCAGCCCCGTAGAGCAAG cTCTTGCAGCAGAGGAGCGTGTTCGTCAGCTCCAGATGAAGGTACAGCAGAGGGACTCCTACAGGAGTTCTGCTGCTCCGTCCACTTCCAGCAGGGATGTGGAGAGGGTGCTCAAGAGCAAACGCGAGGTCAGTCACCTGTCACTTGAG CTGTATAAGGACCAGAGGAGAACCAGCTGTGAGAACGTATCCCGCAAGTCTTCAGACAGTGATGTCAGCGACGTGTCAGCCATCTCTCGTACCAGCAGTGCCTCCCGCATCAGCAGTACCAGCTACATGTCCATCCAGTCAGAGAGACCCCGGGGACGCTTCAA caaggCGATGCATGCATCAGGCCGCAGCATGTTGAAGAGCACCAGCGTGAGCGGTGAAATCTTTGGCATTGAGCATACGGACGGCAGCCAATCAGATACAGCATTGGGCGGGGGCAAGAAGCGGCGCTCCAGCCTCAGCCAACGGGTGGTGGCCATTGTGGGCCTGCCCTCCAGACGCAGCTGCAGTACCTCACAGCTCACCTCCCAGAAAG TGGTGGTGGATACTAAGAAGAAGGGCAAGAAAAAGAACAAAATTCAGATCCAGCGGAGTACAGAGGTGGGTATGGCTGTAGAGTACCCCCGCTCTGCCATGAACCGCCAGGCCAGCAGAGACTCCACCGACGGCAGCATGAACAGCTACAGCTCTGAGGGGAA tCTAATCTTCTCGGGGATGAGGCTGGGGGCTGACAGTCAGTTCAGTGACTTCCTGGATGGCCTTGGCCCCGCCCAACTGGTGGGCCGGCAAACATTAGCCACACCCGCCATGG GAGATGTTCAGATCGGAATGATGGACAAAAAAGGCCAGCTGGAGGTGGAGGTGATCAGAGCACGTGGCCTTACCCCCAAACCAGGGTCCAAATCACTCCCAG ctcccTATGTCAAGGCATACCTGCTGGATAACGGAGCCTGTAAAGCCAAAAAGAAAACCAAGATTGCACGTAAAACCCTGGAGCCACTCTACCAGCAGGCCCTGCTGTTTGAGGAGAGCCCACAGGGGAAGGTCCTCCAG GTAATAGTCTGGGGCGACTACGGGCGACTGGATCACAAATGCTTCATGGGAGTTGCACAGATCCTATTGGAGGAGCTGGACCTCTCCAGCACAGTGATTGGCTGGTACAAACTGTTTCCTCCTTCCTCATTGGTGGACCCTACCTTAGCCTCGCTTACTCGGCGGGCGTCCCAGACATCCTTGGACAGCTCAGGACCAGCTGGTATGCGTTCTTAG